A single Triticum dicoccoides isolate Atlit2015 ecotype Zavitan chromosome 2A, WEW_v2.0, whole genome shotgun sequence DNA region contains:
- the LOC119359171 gene encoding uncharacterized protein LOC119359171 produces the protein MGLSLKKLQSILNMKQSMDNDFSTLLCVFWHVTREYCSQTLQYTTWIYNFVPCCGIQHEIKSFWDKETIQKLATLSDSWHGRDNNILSCNMVIDKEACHVSILDPIRTTQMTEMKILRHLVKLKSFAREFKEALEIKQPGWHSDISKCQRVFPNGIPTSIDGDLSGFYVFHFMLWWNGKDLVQPVCADGYELRKRFLLYLLKHHANEAKDNLPDIVREFLKRIK, from the exons ATGGGCTTAAGTCTCAAAAAACTTCAAAGCATACTTAACATGAAGCAGTCTATGGACAATGATTTTTCAACATTGCTGTGCGTATTCTGGCATGTGACGAGGGAGTATTGTTCACAGACCCttcaatacactacatggatctacaATTTTGT TCCATGCTGTGGGATTCAACACGAGATCAAAAGTTTTTGGGATAAGGAAACTATTCAGAAGTTGGCAACTTTGTCTGATAGCTGGCATGGGAGAGACAACAACATATTATCGTGCAACATG GTCATCGACAAAGAGGCATGTCATGTATCTATTCTGGATCCTATTCGTACAACACAAATGACGGAGATGAAAATTTTGAGGCACTTAGTGAAATTAAAAAGTTTTGCGAGGGAATTCaaagaagcactcgaaataaagCAACCAGGATGGCATTCTGATATATCAAAATGCCAACGTGTATTTCCTAATGGTATTCCAACGAGCATAGAcgg GGATTTGTCAGGTTTTTATGTCTTTCATTTTATGCTCTGGTGGAACGGTAAAGACCTTGTGCAACCGGTTTGTGCA GATGGGTATGAGTTGAGGAAGCggtttttattatacttgctcaaACATCATGCGAATGAAGCTAAAGACAACTTGCCTGatattgtgcgagaatttcttaagcgcatcaAGTAG
- the LOC119353837 gene encoding probable NOT transcription complex subunit VIP2: protein MPTFVEIPHAHLAVSDRVMNVGGGQAFRSGMNMGGTIQGLSSNLGTSGNRNYVPGNPALGPRITNIVRRSNIGINISSGGLSVPIISSHIDFRVNAASGRLNVQGSNRMMNGLILQGMPDGAIGLMLMLIYFPKLLQSGMQIYFRELLPKTNPLLFFAPMVQEMRAILFTGCSLDRFFLWILWLPDVFSLWIGKKTNS from the exons ATGCCCACCTTTGTGGAG ATTCCTCATGCACATTTAGCTGTTAGTGATAGAGTAATGAATGTTGGTGGAGGTCAAGCATTTAGAAGTGGAATGAATATGGGTGGTACCATTCAAGGTTTATCCTCAAACTTGGGCACCAGTGGTAATCGAAATTATGTTCCTGGAAACCCAGCTTTGGGTCCACGTATTACAAACATTGTGCGCAGAAGTAACATTGGAATAAATATAAGCTCTGGTGGGTTGTCGGTGCCGATTATCTCATCACACATCGATTTTAGGGTCAATGCTGCAAGTGGAAGACTAAATGTGCAAGGATCCAACAGGATGATGAATGGCCTTATTTTGCAAG GTATGCCTGATGGAGCGATTGGGTTGATGCTGATGCTGATATACTTCCCTAAGTTGCTCCAATCGGGAATGCAGATATACTTCCGTGAGTTGCTCCCCAAAACCAATCCCTTGCTCTTCTTTGCACCAATGGTACAAGAGATGCGAGCCATCCTTTTTACTGGATGTTCTCTTGATCGTTTCTTCCTATGGATTTTGTGGTTGCCAGATGTTTTCTCGTTGTGGATTGGTAAAAAGACTAACTCTTAA